The following are encoded together in the Glycine max cultivar Williams 82 chromosome 8, Glycine_max_v4.0, whole genome shotgun sequence genome:
- the LOC106799526 gene encoding VQ motif-containing protein 20 — protein sequence MGKGQGGLKMNRESHLIRKSSSSSLSKAQQQRPPVIIYTHPPKVIHTHARNFMELVQKLTGLYRTDPEDNGGGEEVLKPPTPPRKEEPKANEAASPEEVESSCYNCVDYAKNYAVFESDFLCSNNKPLLTFADPSFFFSG from the coding sequence ATGGGGAAGGGGCAAGGTGGATTGAAAATGAACAGGGAATCTCATCTGATAaggaaatcatcatcttcatccctGAGCAAGGCACAACAGCAGAGGCCACCGGTGATAATCTACACGCATCCTCCCAAGGTGATTCATACGCACGCCAGAAACTTCATGGAACTCGTTCAGAAGCTCACCGGACTCTATCGCACCGACCCCGAGGACAACGGCGGAGGCGAAGAGGTCTTAAAACCGCCTACGCCGCCGCGAAAGGAGGAGCCGAAGGCGAACGAAGCGGCGTCGCCAGAGGAGGTGGAGAGTAGCTGCTACAACTGCGTGGATTACGCCAAGAATTATGCGGTATTTGAATCCGATTTCTTGTGTTCTAATAATAAGCCCTTGCTCACCTTTGCGGAtccctccttcttcttctctggATGA